The Treponema sp. J25 DNA segment AAACAAAAAACTTATACCTTCATCTGGATAAACTGCTCGTTTTATCCCAAATGAAAAATAAAGTCCAACCGGATAAGAAAATCCAAAAGCCAGGGCTGTACCACTTGACACCCGCATATCCTGAATTGAAATATCATTCAATCTCTCAAAAGTACCTGCCGACTCAATAAAAATGTAAGGATTTAATGTCATAGTTGAAAATCCCAAAGAAATCGGTAATAAGGATAGGAGGGTAGTTTGAAAATATGTTCTTAAATAGATTGGTCGGCGATCTAGTTCAACAGGGCTGCGAAAAGTGCTGGGATCTGGCCAAACCAAGGGAGAAGTATAAGGATCAACAGCTGCCCCTTGTATAGTCCAGTGACCAACGAGATTACTGAAGGGTTTTACATACAGACGTACCTGAGACCGAGCATAGGCAGCAGGCTGAGTACCACCTCCATAAACGGTTCCTCCTGCGACTTGAACATTAAATCCCAAGGGACGCATAAACCGGTATACGGGCCATATATCTGCAAAAAAACCTAATTTGGCAATAGAACCCTGCGTCTCAATAGGGAACGGTATGGATCCTGAAAGTATATAATAACGAACCTCTGTTTCAAAACCTGTATCCAGCCAAGGTCCAAGAGAAGCATACAGACTTCCTTCTGCAACATAACTTTCCTCTCGCCAGTGGTACTCTCGAATAAGATGTCCTCCACCGATTTTATAAGAAAAAGGGGTACCTCCAACTACGGGGTGGGACCATCTTACATACTGAGTAGTAGTCCCAAGGGTTACTTCGAGTAATTCATTCCCATTCAGAAGATGTCTAAAGGCTACCGAAACATCCCAGGGCCAAAAGTTGAAGGCATACATGAAGCCATCAGTAAGATCAATAACACAGAAAAATTGACCATCTTCTTCAGAAGGAATGAGATATACGTTTGCATTATAAAAAAGGCCTGTTTCCAGAAAATAATCAGCCTGTTGGGTGGAAATTTGTTTCCATTGTTCTTCTGTAAAACGCTGCCCCTTCGATATAAATAGACGAGATCGAACCCAACTCTCTTTTGTCGTTCCATTGATTCTAATATGTATATCTTTAATATACACGGATCCGTTATATGATGTGGTTTGAGGAGCCTCTATTCCAAGATTTTGTATCAGAGTGTCAACGATTGTATCGAGATCTTCGGTTTCTGATTCTGCCAACAAAAGCAAAGGAATACACATAAAAAAATAAAATAAAGGAAACACCCTCCTATTTATCACATGATCCTCCCTCAAAATTTTTCCATTCTTGTAAAGCCTCTTTTAGTGCTTCAAGGTAAGCATAGCCTTGACCAGCCTCAGGTTCAAGGGCACATCCTTCACCCCATTCGTTCCACGCATTAACAAAAACAAAAGGATTTTGACAATCAAGCTTTCTAAATTTTTCAAGAAGTTGGTTCTTGAATAAGGATGGGCTACAACCGGTGAATATAGTGGCTCCTCCCGTTAGATGCCTTGGGGTATTGTCCCAGCGTGGACATGCCCCTGGAACCTGAAAAGAATGGAATTGTATTTCCCGACAAGATGTTATAATCTCAGGATAAGAAATAATAGTATTATTTCCTTCCTGTCTTATCGCGGTAGACATCCTAGAATTTCTTAAAGAATAGAACGGTTCGAATTCTACTACCATGTCAAGATCAAGATTCTTTATCTCGTAACTATCTTTATGAAAATTGAGAATCCCTCCAATACAAATATTACCAATTCCAACTTCTCGAGCACGATTACGCCACACAGCAATCATATCGTTAAAATGGTTAATTTGACCAACCCGATATACAAGAATGAGGGGACTACCGTTAAAATGGATAGCTCTTTTGTCTTGTAAAAAAGGGGTAAGCCAGTCAAAATGATCTATCCAGTCTTCCAAACCACCATAATCTTGCATTTGCAAGATTTCTTTATTACCTCCATTCCAATTACGGGTCCAACTTTCATTAGCCCAACATAAACAGAACTTAATATCTATTTTGGGATTTTTAAGAAATTGCAGTAGTGGTTTTTCAAGTAACAATTTCCCTTTGAACCAATAATGATAAAAACAAAAGCCGGAAACACCAAAAGATTTCGCCATCTCCGCTTGTTTTACAAGAGTTATTTCTTCTCCCAGATCATAGAAACCTATATCTGGGTGAGGCAAATAGGGCATTTCATGCCCCTCAAAAAAAGGGGAGGCCCGTTTTACATTTGTCCACTCCGTAAATCCTTTGCCCCACCACCCATCATTTTCAGGAATATGATGAAATTGAGGAAGGTAAAATGCTATGATTCGAGGTTGTGACTTTTCTTTCATTAGCAATTACCTCCTATTTTTGCTTTATAAGAGAGATGAGAAATATAGTCAAAACAAGAAGAAAATAAAGGAGTATTTAATGTGGTAACCCAATTCTGATAATGCTGAACCCGTTCTTCGGCAATTCCATTTTTGAAATCATTTGCCAAATTTATAAAAGCATGGGAATCGCATATATCACAAAAAGAAACTGAGTTAAAATAGGGATTCGAATAAGCAAGATCGGGGAAATATATTTCATCCTCCCAAATACCAAGCCCATAGAATCCTGGGAATAGCTGGCCATTCATCAAAGATCTGAAATTGTCGCTTAAAACACTCGATGTACTTGCATAAAAAGAAACAAAAGGGACGCCACAGTTTAACGCAAGAGTTCCTACTGTACCATAAGGAATAAAAAGTCCAGCAAAAAGAGCTTCTTCCAAAATCTGCTCTAAGTTCCCGGCCTCAAGCCACTTATAGGTTTCAAGTCTCATTCCTTTAGGGAGATCAATCCCTTCGATACAAGAAAATGGATCTATACAAACAATACGTTCAATATCTAGTACTTCTTTTAATTTGAAAAATATTCCTTTGCAAAGATTCCTAATAATTAAATGTTCCACGGTATATTCAAAAAAGCGGCTAAGTCCCACAAAAACAGTTTTTCTGTTCTTTTTTTCTCGTTTTCGGGGAACAATACCGAGAAGATTTTTATAACCAATAACTCGGTTGTTCCATACTTCTTCTCG contains these protein-coding regions:
- a CDS encoding glycoside hydrolase family 99-like domain-containing protein, whose amino-acid sequence is MKEKSQPRIIAFYLPQFHHIPENDGWWGKGFTEWTNVKRASPFFEGHEMPYLPHPDIGFYDLGEEITLVKQAEMAKSFGVSGFCFYHYWFKGKLLLEKPLLQFLKNPKIDIKFCLCWANESWTRNWNGGNKEILQMQDYGGLEDWIDHFDWLTPFLQDKRAIHFNGSPLILVYRVGQINHFNDMIAVWRNRAREVGIGNICIGGILNFHKDSYEIKNLDLDMVVEFEPFYSLRNSRMSTAIRQEGNNTIISYPEIITSCREIQFHSFQVPGACPRWDNTPRHLTGGATIFTGCSPSLFKNQLLEKFRKLDCQNPFVFVNAWNEWGEGCALEPEAGQGYAYLEALKEALQEWKNFEGGSCDK